The proteins below are encoded in one region of Bacteroides uniformis:
- a CDS encoding tetratricopeptide repeat-containing sensor histidine kinase codes for MIIWMLLGQILYTSVLSAHTIANQEKQSILQSLVKRQVLYDDSISIDSVIAWSEQLLPTQQSNEDRTTYFLLQLQLANAYTLRGDISLATNRAQLMYEEAKATDYQFGMVVANQAIGDAYNTIANMGDKALESYQDALTELSNISDQHPYRAQLLLKMSNVLQRKGRLEEAEKILEELEKILYQEPDYPTDFFFCIEKTNFAISHGHLSQDYLDEANIWLHKMDSIYQLHPEKFYRFHLDYTTAAYYRAMGNWDKQYWKQALDIYSKLQAEYSGNKRSTYYRWTSLEKIYLCKIQGMAMEACRIYQELYPPIDTLASQSYIRQINTIKAKYQVDKAETASNNEYNKIITSILVGTMALVTLFVLLAILLKRQREKVKLSTQKLATSRINAENAMRAKSVFLSNMSHEIRTPLNALSGFSSLLTEEGLDDETRRQCNEVIQQNSELLLKLINDVIDLSSLEFGKLQFCIAQHDAVSICRNVIDTVNKVKQTQAELTFTTELEEMPIETDDSRLQQVLINLLINATKFTPQGSIVLKLEKETDDTVLFTVTDTGCGIPKDKQANIFQRFEKLNENAQGSGLGLSICQLIIEHIGGQIWIDSEYAEGSRFCFTHPISQTGRKENKK; via the coding sequence ATGATTATATGGATGCTATTGGGGCAGATACTGTATACTTCTGTCTTATCAGCACATACAATAGCCAATCAAGAAAAGCAGAGTATTCTGCAATCATTGGTCAAAAGACAAGTTCTCTATGATGACTCCATATCCATAGACAGTGTCATTGCGTGGAGCGAGCAACTTCTTCCCACCCAACAATCAAATGAAGATAGAACAACGTATTTTCTATTACAACTTCAATTGGCCAATGCCTATACATTGCGCGGCGATATCAGCTTAGCGACGAACCGGGCACAACTTATGTACGAAGAAGCTAAAGCAACAGACTACCAATTTGGTATGGTAGTGGCCAACCAAGCCATCGGAGACGCCTATAATACAATAGCCAACATGGGGGATAAAGCCCTGGAATCATACCAGGATGCTTTGACTGAACTATCCAACATTTCAGACCAGCATCCATATAGGGCACAGCTTCTTTTAAAAATGTCCAACGTTCTGCAACGGAAAGGACGTCTGGAAGAAGCGGAAAAAATCCTGGAAGAGCTGGAGAAAATATTATATCAGGAGCCTGACTACCCGACAGACTTCTTTTTCTGCATCGAAAAGACGAATTTTGCCATTTCCCATGGACACCTCTCACAAGACTATCTTGATGAAGCAAACATCTGGCTCCACAAAATGGACTCCATTTACCAACTGCACCCAGAGAAGTTCTATCGGTTTCACTTGGATTATACCACTGCCGCCTACTATAGAGCCATGGGAAATTGGGACAAACAATACTGGAAACAAGCTCTGGACATCTACTCCAAATTGCAAGCAGAATACTCCGGTAATAAGCGCTCCACGTATTACCGCTGGACTTCGCTGGAAAAAATCTATCTCTGTAAAATACAAGGCATGGCCATGGAAGCCTGCCGAATCTACCAGGAATTGTATCCTCCTATAGATACACTCGCTTCACAAAGCTATATCCGGCAAATCAATACGATAAAGGCAAAATACCAGGTAGATAAGGCAGAGACGGCCAGCAATAACGAATACAATAAAATCATAACCAGCATATTGGTAGGAACGATGGCATTAGTAACGTTATTTGTTCTACTTGCCATCCTACTCAAAAGGCAACGGGAAAAGGTGAAACTCTCCACCCAAAAACTGGCAACATCACGGATAAATGCCGAAAATGCCATGCGTGCAAAAAGCGTGTTCCTCTCGAACATGAGCCATGAAATCCGTACCCCACTCAATGCATTATCGGGCTTTTCATCCCTATTGACGGAAGAGGGACTGGACGATGAGACACGCCGTCAGTGCAATGAAGTTATCCAACAGAACTCAGAACTATTGCTGAAGCTTATTAACGACGTGATAGATCTATCGAGTCTTGAATTCGGCAAACTGCAATTCTGTATTGCACAACATGATGCCGTAAGCATCTGCAGAAACGTGATAGATACCGTGAACAAAGTGAAACAGACACAAGCTGAACTTACATTCACCACCGAGCTGGAAGAAATGCCCATCGAGACTGACGACTCACGCCTGCAGCAAGTCCTGATTAACCTACTGATAAATGCTACCAAATTTACCCCACAAGGCAGCATTGTCCTAAAGCTGGAAAAAGAAACGGACGACACCGTACTATTCACCGTAACAGATACCGGTTGCGGCATTCCCAAAGACAAGCAAGCCAACATTTTCCAACGTTTTGAAAAGCTGAATGAGAATGCTCAAGGCAGTGGGTTGGGGCTCTCCATATGCCAACTTATCATAGAGCATATCGGCGGACAAATATGGATTGATTCAGAGTATGCCGAAGGCTCACGCTTCTGCTTCACCCACCCCATAAGCCAGACAGGCAGAAAGGAGAATAAGAAATGA
- a CDS encoding DUF362 domain-containing protein — protein MAYVISDDCIACGTCIDECPVGAISEGDIYHIDPETCTECGTCADVCPSEAIHPGE, from the coding sequence ATGGCTTACGTAATTAGTGACGATTGTATTGCTTGCGGAACTTGTATCGACGAGTGTCCGGTTGGCGCTATCTCTGAAGGTGATATCTATCATATCGACCCTGAGACTTGCACAGAGTGTGGTACTTGTGCAGATGTTTGTCCTTCTGAAGCAATTCATCCGGGAGAATAA
- a CDS encoding pyridoxal phosphate-dependent aminotransferase encodes MNQLSDRLNSLSPSATLAMSQKSAELKAQGVDVINLSVGEPDFNTPDHIKEAAKKAIDDNFSRYSPVPGYPALRNAIVEKLKKENGLEYTAAQISCANGAKQSVCNAILVLVNPGDEVIVPAPYWVSYPEMVKLAEGTPVIVPAGIDQDFKITPAQLEAAITPKTKALILCSPSNPTGSVYSKEELAGLAAVLAKYPQVVVIADEIYEHINYIGKHQSIAQFPEMKERTVIVNGVSKAYAMTGWRIGFIAGPEWLVKACNKLQGQYTSGPCSVSQKAAEAAYTGTQVPVEEMRKAFERRRDLIVKLAKEVPGFEVNVPEGAFYLFPKCDSFFGKSAGERKINDSDDLAMYLLEVAHVACVGGASFGAPECIRMSYATSDENIVEAIRRIKEALANLK; translated from the coding sequence ATGAACCAATTATCAGATCGTTTAAACAGTTTGTCGCCTTCTGCGACACTGGCTATGTCTCAAAAGAGCGCAGAGCTGAAGGCTCAAGGCGTAGACGTAATTAACCTGAGTGTGGGAGAACCGGACTTCAATACTCCCGACCACATTAAAGAGGCTGCGAAAAAGGCGATAGACGATAACTTTTCTCGCTATTCTCCAGTGCCGGGTTATCCTGCCTTACGTAATGCAATTGTAGAGAAGTTGAAGAAGGAAAACGGTCTGGAATATACCGCCGCACAAATTTCTTGCGCCAATGGTGCCAAGCAGTCGGTTTGCAATGCAATCCTGGTATTGGTAAATCCGGGTGACGAAGTAATTGTACCTGCTCCCTATTGGGTCAGTTATCCGGAAATGGTAAAGTTGGCTGAGGGTACGCCGGTTATCGTACCTGCCGGTATCGACCAGGACTTTAAGATAACACCTGCACAGCTGGAGGCTGCCATCACCCCGAAGACAAAGGCGCTGATTCTTTGCTCTCCCTCTAACCCTACGGGTTCGGTGTACAGCAAGGAGGAGTTGGCAGGCCTGGCCGCAGTATTGGCAAAGTATCCGCAGGTTGTTGTGATTGCCGATGAGATTTACGAACATATCAACTATATCGGCAAGCATCAGAGCATAGCACAATTCCCCGAAATGAAAGAGCGTACGGTCATTGTGAATGGTGTTTCCAAAGCATATGCAATGACTGGTTGGCGTATCGGTTTCATTGCAGGTCCGGAATGGCTTGTGAAGGCTTGCAATAAATTGCAGGGACAGTATACTTCCGGTCCTTGTTCTGTATCTCAGAAGGCTGCTGAGGCTGCTTATACGGGTACACAAGTTCCGGTGGAGGAAATGCGCAAGGCTTTCGAGCGTCGTCGTGATTTGATTGTAAAGTTGGCCAAGGAAGTTCCGGGTTTCGAGGTGAATGTACCGGAAGGTGCTTTCTATCTGTTCCCTAAATGCGATTCATTCTTCGGTAAATCTGCCGGAGAACGTAAAATCAATGATTCAGATGATTTGGCCATGTATTTGTTGGAAGTGGCTCATGTGGCTTGCGTAGGTGGTGCTTCTTTCGGAGCTCCTGAATGCATTCGTATGAGTTATGCAACCAGCGATGAAAATATAGTTGAAGCTATCCGTCGTATAAAAGAAGCACTGGCTAATCTGAAGTGA
- a CDS encoding DNA polymerase III subunit gamma/tau, with protein MENYIVSARKYRPSTFESVVGQRALTTTLKNAIATGKLAHAYLFCGPRGVGKTTCARIFAKTINCMSPTADGEACNQCESCTAFNEQRSYNIHELDAASNNSVDDIRQLVEQVRIPPQIGKYKVYIIDEVHMLSASAFNAFLKTLEEPPRHAIFILATTEKHKILPTILSRCQIYDFSRIGVEDTVAHLAYVASKEGITAEPEALNVIALKADGGMRDALSIFDQVVSFTGGHITYKSVIENLNVLDYEYYFKLTGFFLENKISDALLLLNDVLNKGFDGSHFITGLSSHLRDLLVSKDPATLPLLEVGASIRERYQAQAQQCPLPFLYRAMKLCNDCDLNYRASKNKRLLVELTLIQVAQLTAEEDDGANGRSPKQAIKPIFTQPAAAQQPQATAAMPQQTVQPAVQTNSTPQPAATQHSNATTPHATPAAVLMAQGREEKKIPVMKMSGLGVSIKRPHIEEEQRNPSSNPTAAHQAAQPEEDYIFNERDLNYYWQEYAGRMPKEQVAIAKRMQNMRITLINDTTFEAVVDNEIVAKEFTGMIPTLQNYLRTRLKNRKVTMTVRISAPTEKVRAYGRVEKFQMMAQKNSALLQLKEEFGLELY; from the coding sequence ATGGAAAACTATATCGTATCTGCACGGAAATATCGTCCCTCGACCTTTGAGTCCGTAGTAGGCCAACGTGCACTGACCACTACCTTGAAGAATGCCATTGCCACCGGAAAACTGGCGCATGCCTATCTTTTTTGCGGTCCAAGAGGCGTGGGAAAAACAACTTGTGCCCGTATCTTTGCTAAAACAATCAACTGCATGAGCCCCACAGCAGACGGCGAGGCATGCAACCAATGTGAATCCTGTACTGCCTTCAATGAGCAGCGCTCCTACAATATCCATGAGCTGGATGCCGCCTCAAACAACTCTGTGGATGACATCCGCCAATTGGTGGAGCAGGTACGCATTCCACCTCAGATAGGCAAATACAAAGTATATATCATTGATGAGGTACATATGCTGTCCGCCTCGGCTTTCAATGCTTTCCTGAAAACACTGGAAGAGCCTCCACGCCATGCCATATTCATCCTTGCCACTACCGAGAAGCACAAGATATTGCCCACCATCCTTTCACGCTGCCAAATATATGATTTCAGCCGGATTGGTGTGGAAGATACCGTAGCACACCTCGCATATGTCGCCTCCAAAGAAGGTATCACTGCTGAACCGGAAGCGTTGAATGTCATTGCCCTCAAAGCAGACGGCGGTATGCGCGACGCACTATCCATCTTCGACCAGGTGGTAAGCTTCACCGGAGGACACATCACCTATAAGAGCGTGATTGAAAACCTCAATGTGCTGGACTATGAATACTACTTCAAACTAACCGGATTCTTTCTTGAGAACAAAATCAGTGACGCGTTGCTATTACTGAATGATGTGCTCAACAAAGGCTTCGACGGCAGCCACTTCATCACCGGACTTTCATCCCACCTGCGCGACTTGCTTGTCAGCAAAGACCCGGCGACACTGCCGTTGCTTGAAGTGGGCGCAAGCATCCGCGAACGTTACCAAGCACAAGCACAGCAATGCCCCCTCCCTTTTCTTTACCGTGCCATGAAGCTCTGCAACGATTGTGACCTGAACTACCGTGCCAGTAAAAACAAACGGCTACTGGTAGAGCTCACTCTGATACAAGTGGCACAACTGACCGCCGAGGAGGACGACGGTGCCAATGGGCGCAGCCCTAAACAAGCTATAAAACCCATATTCACGCAGCCTGCCGCCGCTCAGCAGCCACAGGCCACTGCTGCCATGCCCCAACAAACCGTACAGCCGGCAGTACAGACAAACAGCACTCCCCAACCTGCTGCCACGCAGCATAGTAATGCAACAACTCCACATGCCACACCTGCTGCCGTATTAATGGCGCAAGGGAGAGAAGAGAAAAAAATTCCGGTCATGAAAATGTCCGGATTAGGGGTCTCCATCAAACGCCCCCATATAGAAGAGGAACAAAGAAACCCTTCATCTAACCCTACTGCCGCCCACCAAGCAGCACAACCGGAAGAAGACTACATCTTCAATGAAAGGGATTTGAACTATTACTGGCAGGAGTATGCCGGACGTATGCCCAAGGAGCAAGTAGCCATAGCCAAGCGCATGCAGAACATGCGCATCACTTTAATAAATGACACAACTTTTGAGGCTGTGGTAGACAATGAAATCGTTGCCAAGGAATTTACCGGCATGATACCCACTCTGCAAAATTACCTACGTACCCGGCTAAAGAACCGCAAAGTCACCATGACTGTCCGGATTAGTGCTCCTACTGAAAAGGTACGTGCCTATGGACGCGTTGAAAAATTCCAAATGATGGCACAAAAGAACAGTGCACTATTACAACTAAAAGAAGAGTTTGGTTTGGAACTGTATTAA
- a CDS encoding FtsB family cell division protein, which yields MDKLASLWSFVRKHKYLITLALFAVIIGFLDENSVVRRLGYAREESRLRDEIEKYRKEYEENTERLNELAVDSGAIERIAREKYLMKKPNEDIYVFEEDIEE from the coding sequence ATGGATAAACTTGCTTCTCTTTGGTCTTTTGTCCGCAAGCATAAATATCTGATTACGCTTGCGTTGTTTGCTGTAATTATCGGGTTCCTGGATGAGAACAGTGTTGTACGCCGTTTGGGTTACGCCCGGGAAGAAAGCCGTCTGCGCGATGAAATAGAAAAGTACCGCAAGGAATACGAGGAGAATACCGAACGGCTCAATGAGCTTGCCGTCGACTCCGGTGCCATCGAACGGATTGCCCGTGAGAAGTATCTGATGAAAAAGCCCAATGAGGATATTTATGTATTTGAAGAAGATATAGAAGAATGA
- a CDS encoding bifunctional 3,4-dihydroxy-2-butanone-4-phosphate synthase/GTP cyclohydrolase II — protein MENVKLNTIEEAIEDFKAGNFVIVVDDEDRENEGDLIIAAEKITPEKVNFMLKHARGVLCAPITVSRCKELDLPHQVSDNTSVLGTPFTVTIDKLEGCSTGVSAADRAATIQALADPASTPATFGRPGHINPLYAQEKGVLRRAGHTEATIDMARLAGLYPAGALMEIMNEDGTMARLPELRRMADEFGLKLISIRDLIAYRLKQESIVEKGVEVDMPTDHGHFRLIPFRQKSNGLEHVALFKGTWELDEPILVRVHSSCATGDIFNSKRCDCGEQLHKAMEMIEKAGKGVVVYLNQEGRGIGLMEKMKAYKLQEEGMDTVDANICLGHLADERDYGVGAQILREIGVHKMRLMTNNPVKRVGLEAYGLEITENVAIETTPNPYNERYLRTKKERMGHTLHFNK, from the coding sequence ATGGAAAATGTAAAGTTGAATACGATAGAAGAGGCCATTGAAGACTTCAAAGCCGGTAACTTTGTGATTGTTGTGGATGATGAGGACCGTGAGAATGAGGGTGATTTGATAATTGCAGCTGAAAAGATTACACCGGAGAAAGTAAACTTTATGTTGAAGCATGCCCGTGGTGTGCTTTGTGCTCCAATTACAGTTTCGCGTTGCAAGGAACTGGATTTGCCGCATCAGGTATCGGATAATACTTCTGTATTGGGTACTCCCTTCACTGTTACTATTGATAAATTGGAAGGCTGTAGTACCGGGGTTTCTGCGGCAGACCGCGCTGCTACTATCCAGGCGTTGGCCGATCCGGCTTCTACTCCGGCCACTTTCGGGCGTCCTGGCCACATTAATCCATTGTATGCTCAGGAGAAAGGTGTGTTGCGCCGTGCCGGACATACGGAGGCTACTATTGATATGGCACGTTTGGCTGGACTTTATCCGGCGGGAGCCCTTATGGAAATAATGAATGAGGATGGTACAATGGCCCGTTTGCCCGAATTGCGCAGAATGGCAGATGAATTTGGCTTGAAATTGATTTCTATCCGTGACTTGATTGCCTACCGTTTGAAGCAGGAGTCTATTGTAGAAAAAGGAGTGGAAGTGGATATGCCTACAGACCACGGTCATTTCCGTTTGATTCCTTTCCGCCAGAAGTCGAACGGTTTGGAACATGTAGCTTTGTTCAAGGGTACTTGGGAATTGGATGAACCGATTCTGGTGCGTGTACATTCTTCTTGTGCCACTGGTGATATATTCAATTCCAAACGCTGTGATTGTGGCGAGCAGCTGCATAAGGCAATGGAGATGATAGAGAAAGCCGGTAAGGGGGTAGTTGTATATCTGAATCAGGAAGGTCGCGGCATTGGCCTGATGGAAAAAATGAAAGCATATAAATTGCAGGAAGAAGGCATGGATACTGTGGATGCTAATATTTGCCTGGGACATCTGGCAGACGAGCGTGATTATGGTGTGGGTGCCCAGATTCTTCGTGAGATAGGAGTGCACAAAATGCGGCTGATGACCAATAATCCCGTGAAACGTGTGGGCTTGGAGGCTTACGGTTTGGAAATAACGGAGAACGTAGCTATTGAGACTACTCCGAATCCATACAACGAGCGTTATCTCCGTACCAAGAAAGAACGTATGGGACATACACTTCATTTCAATAAGTAA
- a CDS encoding sensor histidine kinase, whose translation MKQIFTLLIALCWLLPSAHADVRRTEAKDSLLRIYLASPADTTRLETLYQIALLDQLSPTFIYYENKLLEEAIAQKNIPYQSAAIYAHIIYYYNLLDQKHAEQWLKRLEQLSEEHNYYRHYFRGKKMMIEFYVISQKIELALKQAQDMYDKAQSLGNHDGMREACLCLMTGYFNTLRYKEGITYLNKAFELTSPDSSLATQIDLLTKAVLAYSYLHDNDNMFRYLEELNNAKNRLQEEGTTVLTNGYTNLYLLIDLQYALYYTRLQRPAEAWEYLQKAERHLSTSSFLPYRLIRLAAYAEYYQLTKEYDKALVYLEDAIELVTPISLDNAMIYGLQKADILVKMGFPDDALPIYKQITKARDSLYTVFSTSQIEQIQSLYNMDQLLFQKEQRQATFHRICLVTSIIIIIALLLFNLHMYRSRKRLQQDEKEMRKLAIIAEEANEVKSRFLANMSYNIRIPLNNVVGFSQLLSTDNELDEEERKEYSGIIQTNSGELIQLVNDVLDLSRLEANMMKFQLQDCNVKEWCNELGCLIQMRSEGRILLELQVEVGDVRIHTDVNRLTQIVTSMLLYPNDCKETRKVSMFLVNHPDKHIIACRIENSPIADSRFASQKVSVQQKINQLFFEHFKGTYQTENVEEGEIAVITFTYPTLS comes from the coding sequence ATGAAACAGATATTTACATTGCTCATTGCCTTATGCTGGCTGTTACCGTCCGCACACGCAGATGTGCGACGGACAGAAGCCAAGGATAGCCTGCTACGTATATATCTTGCCTCCCCAGCCGATACCACCAGATTGGAAACCCTATATCAGATAGCACTGCTTGACCAACTGTCACCGACATTCATCTATTACGAGAACAAATTACTGGAAGAGGCCATCGCCCAGAAAAATATACCTTACCAGAGTGCGGCCATATATGCGCACATTATTTATTACTACAACCTACTGGACCAAAAACATGCAGAACAATGGCTGAAGAGGCTCGAACAGTTGTCTGAAGAGCACAACTACTACCGTCATTACTTCAGAGGCAAAAAGATGATGATAGAATTCTATGTCATCAGCCAGAAGATTGAATTAGCCCTCAAACAAGCACAAGACATGTACGACAAGGCTCAAAGTCTTGGCAACCATGACGGTATGCGCGAAGCATGCCTATGCCTGATGACTGGATATTTCAATACCTTACGTTACAAAGAAGGAATCACCTACCTAAACAAGGCTTTTGAACTGACAAGTCCGGATTCCTCCCTTGCCACTCAGATTGATTTATTGACAAAAGCGGTACTGGCTTACTCATATCTGCATGACAATGACAACATGTTCCGGTATCTGGAGGAACTCAACAATGCAAAAAACAGATTGCAGGAAGAAGGCACCACCGTACTGACAAACGGCTATACCAATTTGTATCTGCTCATAGATTTACAATACGCCCTTTACTATACCCGCCTTCAACGTCCTGCGGAAGCATGGGAATATTTGCAGAAAGCAGAGCGGCATCTCAGTACATCTTCATTTCTTCCTTATCGGTTGATACGTTTGGCAGCATATGCCGAATATTACCAACTGACAAAAGAATACGACAAAGCTTTGGTTTATTTAGAAGACGCCATTGAACTTGTAACCCCTATTTCACTGGATAATGCCATGATTTATGGACTTCAGAAAGCGGATATACTAGTAAAGATGGGGTTTCCGGACGACGCACTTCCTATCTATAAACAAATAACCAAGGCAAGAGATTCGTTATATACAGTATTCTCCACCTCACAGATAGAACAGATACAAAGCCTATATAATATGGACCAACTGCTTTTCCAGAAAGAACAGCGGCAAGCCACTTTTCACCGTATCTGTCTGGTCACTTCCATTATCATCATTATAGCCTTGTTACTTTTCAACCTACATATGTATAGAAGCAGGAAGCGGCTGCAACAAGATGAGAAGGAAATGCGTAAATTGGCAATTATTGCCGAAGAAGCCAACGAAGTAAAAAGCCGTTTCCTTGCCAATATGAGTTATAATATCCGTATTCCACTGAACAATGTAGTCGGTTTCTCCCAACTGCTTTCCACCGACAACGAACTGGATGAAGAAGAGCGAAAAGAGTATTCCGGTATTATCCAGACCAATTCGGGTGAGCTTATCCAACTGGTAAACGACGTATTGGACCTCTCACGCCTGGAAGCGAATATGATGAAATTTCAATTGCAGGATTGTAATGTAAAAGAATGGTGCAACGAACTAGGTTGTCTAATACAAATGCGTAGTGAAGGCCGTATCCTCCTGGAACTACAAGTAGAGGTGGGAGATGTGCGTATCCATACCGACGTCAACCGCCTTACACAAATAGTGACAAGTATGCTGCTTTATCCGAACGACTGCAAAGAAACGCGCAAAGTCAGCATGTTCTTGGTCAACCATCCGGACAAACACATCATCGCATGCCGGATAGAGAACAGTCCTATAGCCGATTCCAGGTTTGCCTCTCAAAAAGTATCAGTGCAACAGAAAATCAACCAGTTGTTCTTTGAACATTTCAAAGGTACCTATCAAACCGAGAATGTCGAAGAAGGAGAAATCGCAGTGATTACTTTTACCTATCCGACTCTTTCTTAA